aattttttcaatttttgctttgattacttgacagctcgatctctcacggctctcacacggagtagtttttgttgagtggaaatcATACTTAATGAATGGTTTTAGATGAGGCGAGAACAACAGTTATAGATAACTCTCTGAGCAAGAGTATGGTACGGTGGTACTGTTGTTAAATGAATAATCAAAGACTAAACTTTTGATACAGAAATTcagttaaattttgaatttgaattttgaacttTAGACAATGTGGCAGTCGGCTAATACCATTTCCTTCACTTCTCTTCCAGGATTCTGCATCAAAACTTACAAATTGATCGACGATGAAAAGCTCTTTATCAACATCTGCCAGTCGGACGGCATACCACCGCCGGAAAACATTACCACCGAACAGCTAACGACAATTCTAAGCACCGACAGTAACACCTACAAAGTTCCAATGAGCATCACCGAAATTCGTCAAACCAAAGacaaatcgaacaatttggCCCGTGTCTGTGACATTGCCATCAATCCGCGTTTTTACGAGAAAATCGAACGAATCGAATTGTTCCGTGAATTTTTCTACACCATCATCGTCGAAGCAATGGAAACGAAGTACAACATCAAGGTGGACCAATCGAAATGGGTTGTGTTGAAGAATCGGAAATTTGTTGGCAGTCTGATATCTCATAGGGTGCAGAATCGCGATGTCAAAACCGTGTTGGAATCGTACAAAAAGCCCACATCTGCGGACAAGAAGTTATTGGAAGAGCTGAGCGGTAAGCCGAAAAGTAATCTGATCGTGGAATTGGGAACCACCTACAACAATGCCACGAATCACACTACACCACAGCATCGGCTGGCATTGCTGCTGAGCAATCATTTGGTTGCCGAATTTCTATTACCTGGTGTTGTCAGCGACAAAGACATCGTTCTAGACGTTGGAGAAGATTGTATCGTATTGTCCTGTCCCAAACGTGCTtattcaatcaatcaattcttTGACTATAAAATCGATCAGAACAAAtcgtcggccaaatttgatgACGCTTCATCGGTAATTTTgactttgaattttatttcgattgttcgattgaaaaatgaaaaattttctttccagATTTTGACCGTCACAATGCCGATCTGTACTTAACTTCGTGTTTGATGGAAGagaaatccaaaaaaaaaattgtgataaaaAATGATGAATAAAACGAGCCTGCAATTTCATgacacaacttttcattatgTCGTATACCTCGATGGGTCTCATTTATGAGTTAGTCTCAATGCGATAGCAGCACTGTAATTGATGTTGtgactgaaaaaaaaacattaccaACACACAATTGTTTCGTTCTGGATCTGTAATCACATAAATTCTTCATGCAATGTTACCCACTGTAATAGCTAAGTGACGTGCATACATCCGGCAAtgtattttcgtttatttatctATTTGTTAGTGGATCAATGACGTGTTTGATAtcgaaaaaaatggatttacgAACAGGTTTAGTGGACGTGTGATGTTGTACAGTAAAATTGATATTGGGTTACTCATGCAGGTCAATCAATTCTTTCTCAGTTCAAAGGATTA
This region of Bradysia coprophila strain Holo2 chromosome IV, BU_Bcop_v1, whole genome shotgun sequence genomic DNA includes:
- the LOC119066726 gene encoding PIH1 domain-containing protein 1; the encoded protein is MSSTRNFIDTDSSVLDSKLRFVKNEFEEEFNSILQNPSKEPDLSHLPYKIIQPDPGFCIKTYKLIDDEKLFINICQSDGIPPPENITTEQLTTILSTDSNTYKVPMSITEIRQTKDKSNNLARVCDIAINPRFYEKIERIELFREFFYTIIVEAMETKYNIKVDQSKWVVLKNRKFVGSLISHRVQNRDVKTVLESYKKPTSADKKLLEELSGKPKSNLIVELGTTYNNATNHTTPQHRLALLLSNHLVAEFLLPGVVSDKDIVLDVGEDCIVLSCPKRAYSINQFFDYKIDQNKSSAKFDDASSILTVTMPICT